The Candidatus Krumholzibacteriia bacterium genome includes a window with the following:
- a CDS encoding thioredoxin domain-containing protein, whose product MSWNPSRARAGARSRHLWWWASLLLVAAGAAVTAYLLARTFALLASPRPQLPDLCLLLFSSSCDPSLADKRSWILGVPLAGWALATFTVLAALLLLARFLKESFTAEAHLAAGLVTLAGIAAGLVAALALPRGSGSPCSLCLAVQALNLMLLFTVHKSSARSLREQFRLLGIAADWLFRSRVESPLARWKLLGLGSAVLVGLVTYQWIYVESSLRRRRPAPKPAPAQIISAYRAAPRLALTVEEDEPHLGPLEAPVQLVVFASFQCPACRRFVPALSRLHQRFGDRLLVVFKHYPLSNQCNSRLTVDQQPGACDAAWAAEAARRQERFWAFHDALFGGSSGADESSITRAMHDLDLDPKRFAADRRSDETMDRVAKDIELGNRLQIPGTPAVFLDGRLVHPADEATLEILIREELRVAGAPSAHHAVSSSNAVRGERARVSGVVGAGTP is encoded by the coding sequence ATGAGCTGGAATCCGAGTCGTGCGAGAGCGGGCGCCAGGTCGCGTCACCTCTGGTGGTGGGCGAGCCTTCTGCTCGTGGCAGCGGGAGCAGCCGTCACGGCGTACCTCCTCGCTCGCACCTTCGCTCTGCTGGCGTCACCTCGACCGCAGCTGCCCGACCTGTGCCTGCTGCTCTTCTCGTCGAGCTGTGACCCGTCGCTGGCCGACAAGCGCTCCTGGATCCTCGGCGTGCCCCTCGCCGGCTGGGCGCTTGCTACCTTCACGGTGCTCGCCGCTCTCCTGCTGCTCGCCCGCTTCCTGAAGGAATCGTTCACCGCCGAGGCGCACTTGGCTGCAGGGCTGGTGACCCTGGCCGGCATCGCCGCCGGTCTGGTGGCGGCGCTCGCCCTGCCGCGGGGAAGCGGATCGCCCTGCTCCCTTTGTCTGGCCGTTCAGGCACTCAATCTGATGCTGCTGTTCACGGTGCACAAGTCGAGCGCACGCTCGCTCCGCGAGCAGTTCCGGCTCCTCGGCATCGCCGCGGATTGGTTGTTCCGGTCCAGAGTCGAGTCGCCGCTCGCGCGCTGGAAGCTCCTCGGCCTCGGCAGCGCGGTTCTCGTGGGACTCGTGACCTACCAGTGGATCTACGTCGAATCGTCGCTGCGGCGCCGCCGCCCGGCGCCCAAACCGGCTCCGGCCCAGATCATCTCGGCCTATCGCGCTGCGCCTCGGCTCGCCCTCACCGTCGAGGAAGACGAGCCGCATCTGGGTCCGCTCGAGGCGCCGGTGCAGCTCGTCGTTTTCGCCAGCTTCCAGTGCCCCGCGTGCCGCCGCTTCGTGCCGGCGCTGTCGCGGCTGCACCAGCGCTTCGGCGACCGCCTGCTCGTCGTCTTCAAGCACTATCCGCTCTCGAACCAATGCAACTCGCGTTTGACAGTGGACCAGCAGCCAGGAGCCTGCGATGCGGCTTGGGCCGCCGAAGCTGCGCGCCGGCAAGAGCGGTTCTGGGCTTTCCACGATGCCCTCTTCGGTGGGTCCAGCGGGGCGGACGAGAGCAGCATCACCCGCGCAATGCACGATCTCGATCTCGATCCAAAGCGGTTCGCCGCCGATCGGCGTTCGGACGAAACGATGGATCGCGTGGCGAAGGACATCGAGCTCGGCAACCGACTCCAGATTCCGGGAACCCCAGCGGTGTTCCTCGATGGCCGGCTCGTCCATCCTGCCGACGAAGCGACGCTCGAGATCCTGATCCGTGAAGAGCTCCGAGTAGCGGGCGCGCCATCGGCTCATCACGCCGTCAGCAGTTCGAATGCTGTCCGAGGGGAGCGGGCTCGCGTGAGTGGGGTTGTGGGTGCAGGAACCCCGTAA
- a CDS encoding L,D-transpeptidase family protein, which produces MSLKVIVFLAVLLVAGVALLFWERDPSPAEALSQMKQQVERSIARSEAELYAPAAATAVRDSFAALESLFQAQKGRLPFLRNWSQVRAGLGRMEGLLRQMELAAKQGKEALRASLQEAIAAGRAEADGVEAEIATAPRSKDSRGVLLRLRTALQEVRARIDKAQAALDAGQFISAREEIDGARASLATLRQEVQEAKERARELGMGSPTRSPAVLVVDVSEGRFTLLGSGRSILRTGPCATGSGETVHGSGGRTWTFDTPQGLRRVHHKAPRPIWYKPDWAYIEAGLSVPPAGAPERWERGMLGAYALDIGGGYLVHGSPYAVVAGERSTHGCVRLAAADLEVVYQTLQIGDVVLLR; this is translated from the coding sequence ATGTCCCTCAAGGTCATCGTTTTCCTGGCGGTCCTGCTCGTTGCGGGTGTAGCGCTCCTGTTCTGGGAGCGCGACCCATCGCCAGCCGAGGCTTTGAGCCAGATGAAGCAGCAAGTCGAGCGGTCGATCGCGCGCAGCGAGGCGGAGCTCTACGCCCCGGCGGCGGCCACCGCGGTGCGGGATTCTTTCGCAGCTCTGGAGTCGCTCTTCCAGGCTCAGAAAGGCAGGTTGCCCTTCTTGCGCAACTGGTCTCAGGTCCGAGCGGGGCTCGGACGCATGGAGGGGCTGCTGCGGCAGATGGAGCTGGCGGCGAAGCAGGGCAAAGAGGCTTTGCGCGCCTCCTTGCAGGAAGCCATTGCGGCGGGGCGGGCCGAGGCCGATGGGGTGGAGGCGGAAATCGCCACGGCGCCGCGCAGCAAGGACAGCCGCGGCGTTCTTCTCCGGCTGCGCACCGCATTGCAGGAGGTGCGGGCCCGCATCGACAAGGCGCAGGCAGCCCTCGACGCCGGCCAGTTCATCAGCGCCCGCGAGGAGATCGATGGCGCGCGGGCGAGCCTGGCGACGCTGCGGCAGGAAGTGCAGGAAGCGAAGGAACGCGCCCGCGAGCTCGGGATGGGGTCCCCCACGCGCTCCCCGGCGGTCCTGGTGGTGGACGTGTCGGAGGGCCGCTTCACCTTGCTCGGTAGCGGGCGCTCGATCCTGCGCACCGGTCCCTGCGCCACCGGCAGTGGAGAGACGGTGCATGGCTCCGGTGGGCGGACCTGGACGTTCGACACCCCGCAAGGATTGCGGCGTGTCCACCACAAGGCGCCCCGGCCCATCTGGTACAAACCGGACTGGGCTTATATCGAGGCTGGTCTATCGGTCCCCCCAGCAGGGGCACCGGAACGCTGGGAGCGGGGAATGCTCGGGGCCTATGCCCTCGATATCGGCGGGGGTTATCTCGTGCACGGCTCGCCTTATGCCGTCGTGGCCGGGGAACGGAGCACCCATGGATGCGTGCGCCTCGCCGCAGCCGATCTGGAGGTGGTGTACCAGACCCTGCAGATTGGTGACGTGGTGCTATTGCGCTGA
- a CDS encoding fused MFS/spermidine synthase, which yields MRRSLAVLVSCLFLGSGAIALVYQVAWSRDLALVFGVSHQAVAIVLAAFMGGLALGGFSLGRVAERLQRPLRVYGLLELAVGAAALLLPLLLALVERLYVGIALRRDGVDLWLHLTRATMAFAVLVIPTFFMGGTLPVLTRFVVHRREDFGARLAWLYGINTFGAVLGAVTAGFVLLPGIGVRRTQFVAIAANVAVAALALLADRRLRTGASAADALVPADAAPETAALPSPVLEPATRSSLLFAFYGTFVSGLCALALEVMWTRALGIAIGTTTYAFTIMLAAFLTGITLGSILHGLFPVRRLALAAQCGLALVAIGASSAVVSQLVPGLPQLAVELNARLHGGAQGMRVAATLLLSFAVMLVPATCMGVAFPLAGRARAALRPGFGRSVGDLVGLNTLGGILGPLLGGFVLIPFLGLQKGMLLVCGLDLGYGLLVLAVFLGARRPRLRALALLGGAVAVAASLALPYALPAWDLHTLGSFQNNVTVGYTNASGRIDVRGQLAATQRLYYREGRGATVSVIEAQQFRAVVINGRSVATDHHSDLHHEYLLGHVPVLLHPHPKTALVIGLGAGLTLGGVTAHPELQEITLVEIEPAVLGAARVFSDLNGNALDDPRLHIVVQDGRNYLRTTARQFDVITADPIHPYEHGSSYLFTSEYYALTAARLAPGGILCQWMPLYELTEDNLRSIVASLSAHFAHNLLFQTAFDAVLIASNTPLQVDATELARRLHQTEVHRQLERVGLGDPISFLCDLTMDDASVRRFATGARLSTDDNLYLEFSSPLAIGRPDGGANVRLVDSFRTGPRPLVTHWGKLADSAVDSILERTLWAKRETVEITAQIEECLLTPGATVWEPVIARLQVAHAAAPHYGRPRVQLAEALTGRGRAEREAGDLAAAERSFRAALEAAPTDAHARFQLAAVLAEQGRPAEALPEARRTLALRSRYPRGQQLLGSTLLALGRPEEAVAALHEATLQEPENARAHLDLAVALTRTSKLERAAQEYEEALRFDRRLSAAYYNLAVVLEAQKHDADAVRVLRRGLRAVPDDEMVEQRLAWILATSSDAGLRDGDEAIDIAARLVARARDRLPEALVTQAAALAEAGRFDEAIAAARRAAELAGERQDAGLVAEIRDHLRLYEARSPLRL from the coding sequence ATGCGGAGGAGCCTGGCGGTCCTGGTCTCCTGCCTGTTCCTTGGTTCCGGGGCCATCGCCCTCGTCTATCAGGTGGCCTGGAGCCGCGACCTCGCCCTCGTCTTCGGTGTCAGCCACCAGGCGGTCGCCATCGTGCTCGCCGCCTTCATGGGCGGGCTGGCCCTCGGTGGCTTCAGCCTCGGGCGGGTGGCGGAGCGCTTGCAGCGCCCGCTGCGTGTCTACGGTCTGCTCGAGCTCGCGGTCGGTGCAGCCGCCCTCCTCCTCCCGCTCCTTCTCGCCCTGGTCGAACGCCTCTACGTCGGCATCGCTCTGCGCCGCGATGGCGTCGACCTGTGGCTGCACCTGACGCGGGCGACGATGGCCTTCGCCGTCCTCGTCATCCCCACCTTCTTCATGGGCGGGACCTTACCGGTGCTGACCCGCTTCGTGGTGCACCGGCGCGAGGATTTCGGCGCGCGACTCGCCTGGTTGTATGGCATCAACACCTTCGGCGCCGTGCTCGGCGCCGTCACCGCGGGCTTCGTCCTCTTGCCCGGGATCGGCGTGCGGCGCACGCAATTCGTGGCCATCGCTGCCAACGTCGCTGTCGCTGCCCTCGCTCTCCTCGCCGATCGCAGGCTCCGCACCGGAGCGTCTGCCGCGGACGCCCTGGTTCCGGCGGACGCCGCGCCGGAAACAGCTGCTCTGCCGTCCCCAGTCCTCGAGCCTGCAACGAGGTCGTCGCTCCTTTTCGCTTTCTACGGCACCTTCGTGAGCGGCCTCTGCGCCCTCGCCCTCGAGGTCATGTGGACGCGCGCCCTCGGCATCGCCATCGGCACCACGACGTATGCATTCACCATCATGCTCGCCGCCTTCCTCACTGGCATCACCCTTGGAAGCATCCTGCACGGTCTCTTCCCCGTGCGACGCCTGGCTCTGGCGGCGCAGTGCGGTCTCGCCCTGGTCGCCATCGGAGCGAGCAGTGCGGTGGTCTCGCAGCTCGTTCCCGGGCTGCCGCAACTCGCGGTCGAGCTCAACGCGCGTCTCCACGGCGGCGCCCAAGGCATGCGCGTCGCCGCCACGCTCCTTCTTTCCTTCGCCGTCATGCTCGTCCCGGCCACCTGCATGGGCGTCGCCTTCCCTTTGGCTGGGCGCGCCCGCGCCGCACTGCGCCCGGGCTTCGGGCGTTCCGTCGGCGATCTCGTCGGTCTCAACACTCTCGGAGGCATCCTCGGGCCGCTGCTCGGCGGCTTCGTCCTCATCCCGTTCCTGGGCTTGCAGAAGGGCATGCTGCTCGTCTGCGGACTCGACCTGGGTTACGGCTTGCTCGTTCTCGCCGTCTTCCTCGGCGCCCGCCGGCCACGCCTGCGCGCGCTCGCACTGCTCGGCGGTGCCGTCGCCGTGGCCGCGAGTCTGGCGCTCCCGTACGCGCTCCCGGCCTGGGACCTGCACACCCTCGGCTCCTTCCAGAACAACGTGACCGTCGGCTACACCAACGCCAGCGGCCGCATCGACGTGCGCGGCCAGCTCGCCGCCACGCAGCGGCTCTACTACCGCGAGGGCCGCGGCGCCACCGTCTCGGTGATCGAAGCGCAGCAATTCCGCGCCGTCGTCATCAACGGCCGATCGGTGGCAACGGATCACCACTCGGACCTGCACCACGAGTACCTGCTCGGCCACGTGCCGGTGCTGCTGCACCCGCATCCCAAGACGGCTCTCGTCATCGGTCTCGGTGCGGGCCTCACCCTCGGCGGCGTCACCGCACATCCGGAGCTCCAGGAAATCACCTTGGTCGAGATCGAGCCGGCCGTGCTCGGGGCGGCCCGCGTCTTCTCGGACCTGAACGGGAACGCCCTGGACGACCCGCGGCTGCACATCGTCGTCCAGGACGGCCGCAATTACCTGCGGACGACGGCGCGACAATTCGATGTCATCACCGCCGATCCGATCCACCCGTACGAACACGGCTCGTCCTACCTCTTCACCTCGGAGTACTACGCCCTCACCGCCGCCCGCCTCGCCCCGGGCGGCATCCTCTGCCAGTGGATGCCGCTTTACGAGCTCACCGAGGACAATCTGCGCTCGATCGTCGCCTCCTTGTCGGCGCACTTCGCTCACAACCTCCTCTTCCAGACCGCCTTCGATGCCGTCCTCATCGCTTCGAATACGCCGTTGCAGGTGGATGCGACCGAGCTCGCCAGACGTTTGCACCAGACCGAGGTGCACCGGCAGCTCGAGCGCGTCGGCCTCGGCGATCCGATCTCGTTCCTCTGCGACCTCACCATGGACGACGCCAGCGTGCGGCGCTTCGCCACCGGCGCCCGGCTCAGCACCGACGACAACCTGTATCTGGAGTTCTCCAGCCCTCTCGCCATCGGCAGGCCCGATGGTGGTGCCAACGTCCGGCTCGTGGACTCGTTTCGGACCGGCCCGCGTCCTCTCGTGACGCACTGGGGGAAGCTCGCCGACAGCGCCGTGGACAGCATTCTCGAGCGCACTTTGTGGGCCAAGCGAGAAACGGTGGAGATCACCGCGCAGATCGAGGAGTGCCTGCTGACTCCGGGAGCCACGGTTTGGGAGCCCGTGATCGCTCGCTTGCAGGTCGCGCACGCCGCCGCACCGCATTACGGCAGGCCACGGGTCCAGCTCGCCGAAGCGCTCACCGGGCGCGGCCGGGCGGAACGGGAGGCCGGCGATCTCGCGGCGGCGGAGCGCTCCTTCCGCGCCGCCCTGGAAGCAGCCCCCACCGACGCCCACGCCCGCTTCCAGCTGGCCGCCGTCCTCGCCGAGCAGGGCCGGCCGGCGGAAGCGTTGCCGGAAGCACGGCGCACCTTGGCGTTGCGCTCCCGCTATCCCCGTGGCCAGCAGCTGCTCGGCTCGACGTTGCTCGCCCTCGGGCGGCCCGAAGAAGCGGTGGCGGCGCTGCACGAGGCGACGCTGCAGGAGCCGGAGAACGCCCGCGCTCACCTCGATCTGGCGGTGGCGCTCACGCGCACCAGCAAGCTCGAGCGCGCCGCGCAGGAGTACGAGGAAGCCCTTCGCTTCGACCGTCGCCTCAGCGCGGCTTACTACAATCTGGCGGTGGTCTTGGAAGCGCAGAAGCACGACGCCGACGCCGTCCGCGTGCTGCGTCGCGGCTTGCGCGCCGTTCCCGACGACGAGATGGTGGAGCAACGCCTGGCCTGGATCCTGGCCACTTCATCCGACGCCGGCTTGCGCGACGGTGACGAGGCCATCGACATCGCCGCGCGTCTCGTGGCCCGCGCCCGGGACCGCCTGCCCGAGGCGCTGGTCACCCAAGCTGCGGCGCTCGCCGAGGCCGGCCGCTTCGACGAAGCCATCGCCGCGGCCCGGCGGGCCGCGGAGCTCGCCGGCGAGCGCCAGGACGCGGGACTCGTGGCCGAGATCCGCGACCATCTCCGGCTCTACGAAGCGCGTTCGCCGCTCCGGCTCTGA
- a CDS encoding dienelactone hydrolase family protein, translating to MDQRLLDLYDEYTHAPLDRRVFLERLVQLCGSTAVAMSLLPLLESKAAAALVPPDDARLAAGRITYPGASGDIASYLARPKDSAKLPAVIVIHENRGLTAHIEDVARRAALAGFLALAPDMLSPLGGTPADPDSARAQFGKLEPEKTVQNLVAAVKFLEKHEHGTGKVGTVGFCWGGGMVGDLAVACPELDAAVVYYGRQPAAAMVEKIQAPLLLHYAGLDERINAGIPAFEEALKKAGKKYTLYRYEGVNHAFHNDTSEARYNKEAAELSWSRTIAFLRENLQS from the coding sequence ATGGACCAGCGACTCCTCGATCTCTACGACGAGTACACCCATGCGCCTCTCGATCGGCGGGTGTTCCTGGAACGTCTGGTGCAGCTGTGCGGCAGCACCGCGGTGGCGATGTCGTTGCTGCCCCTTCTCGAGTCGAAAGCCGCCGCCGCGCTGGTGCCGCCCGACGACGCCCGGCTCGCGGCCGGGCGGATCACGTACCCGGGAGCTTCGGGCGACATCGCGAGCTACCTGGCCCGCCCCAAGGACAGCGCCAAGCTGCCGGCGGTGATCGTTATCCACGAGAACCGCGGTCTCACCGCGCACATCGAGGATGTGGCCCGGCGCGCAGCGCTCGCCGGCTTCCTCGCCCTCGCTCCCGACATGCTCTCGCCCCTCGGCGGGACACCAGCGGACCCCGACTCGGCGCGGGCCCAGTTCGGGAAGCTGGAGCCGGAGAAGACGGTGCAGAACCTGGTCGCTGCGGTGAAGTTCCTCGAGAAGCACGAGCACGGTACCGGCAAGGTCGGCACCGTGGGCTTCTGCTGGGGCGGCGGCATGGTGGGCGATCTCGCCGTCGCCTGCCCCGAGCTGGATGCGGCGGTGGTGTACTACGGTCGTCAACCCGCGGCGGCAATGGTGGAGAAGATCCAGGCGCCGCTCCTCCTGCATTACGCCGGATTGGACGAGCGGATCAACGCCGGGATTCCGGCCTTCGAAGAGGCGCTGAAGAAGGCCGGGAAGAAGTACACCCTCTATCGCTACGAAGGTGTGAACCACGCCTTCCACAACGACACCTCGGAAGCACGCTACAACAAAGAGGCCGCCGAGCTATCGTGGTCGCGGACGATCGCCTTCCTGCGCGAGAACTTGCAGTCGTGA
- a CDS encoding NfeD family protein yields MAWWSWIVVGALLLAAEVVLPTDFFIVFFGAAAIVVGLVQLVGLGLPAWGQWLLFAGLSVTSLLLLRPRLRRALRREETVGHTELVGEIVTVGDEIPPQGTGKGELRGTVWVVHNTGAQPLRAGERCQVASVEGLTLHVRREG; encoded by the coding sequence ATGGCCTGGTGGAGTTGGATCGTGGTCGGCGCGTTGTTGCTCGCCGCCGAGGTCGTGCTGCCGACGGATTTCTTCATTGTCTTCTTCGGCGCCGCGGCCATCGTGGTGGGCCTCGTGCAGCTCGTGGGCCTGGGCCTCCCGGCCTGGGGGCAATGGTTGCTCTTCGCCGGGCTCTCGGTGACCTCGCTCCTGCTGCTGCGCCCCCGACTGCGACGCGCGCTCCGACGAGAAGAAACCGTCGGACACACCGAGCTGGTGGGGGAGATCGTCACCGTGGGGGACGAGATCCCGCCGCAGGGGACGGGCAAGGGAGAGCTGCGCGGCACGGTGTGGGTGGTTCACAACACAGGTGCGCAGCCGCTGCGCGCCGGTGAGCGTTGCCAGGTCGCCAGCGTCGAAGGTCTGACGCTGCACGTGCGTCGAGAAGGTTGA
- a CDS encoding DMT family transporter: MRIPWQCKTLFAISAWGASFVATKAVLREAGPFTIVTTRFGMGVAVLLVTSAARGQMHRIQRSELATFALLGGVGVLLHQLLQITGLRYTSATNSGWIITLVPVFTVLLARLFLHERLAPPQIVGVLLAFCGALLVATRGRPSLEMLRLSSTLGDLLMLLSAPNWAVFSVLSKPVLRHRPAALVMHWVLLLGWVMTLPFFFASRGWEDYGRLSSTGWLALLFLGIFCSGVAFIFWYDSLEVADASQVSSFIYLEPLVTVAVAAWLLHEAITLPALAGGAILLIGVWLVNRSPRPLDPAT, encoded by the coding sequence GTGAGGATTCCCTGGCAGTGCAAGACTCTCTTCGCCATCAGCGCCTGGGGAGCATCTTTCGTCGCCACGAAGGCGGTCTTGCGCGAGGCGGGACCTTTCACCATCGTCACCACCCGCTTCGGCATGGGCGTCGCGGTTCTCCTGGTCACGAGCGCGGCGCGCGGGCAGATGCACCGCATCCAGCGCTCGGAGCTGGCCACCTTCGCGCTCCTCGGTGGCGTCGGTGTCCTCCTGCACCAGCTCCTGCAAATCACGGGGCTGCGCTACACCAGCGCCACCAACTCCGGCTGGATCATCACTCTTGTCCCGGTGTTCACCGTGCTGCTCGCACGCCTCTTCCTGCACGAGCGCCTGGCGCCGCCACAAATCGTCGGCGTCCTGCTCGCTTTCTGCGGCGCGCTGCTCGTCGCCACCCGGGGCCGCCCCTCGCTGGAGATGCTCCGTCTGTCGAGCACGCTCGGGGATCTCCTGATGCTGTTGAGCGCACCCAACTGGGCAGTGTTCTCGGTCCTGAGCAAGCCCGTGCTGCGCCACCGCCCAGCGGCGCTGGTGATGCACTGGGTACTGCTGCTCGGCTGGGTGATGACGCTGCCGTTCTTCTTCGCCTCCCGGGGCTGGGAGGATTACGGCCGCCTTTCCTCCACCGGTTGGCTGGCGCTCCTCTTCCTCGGCATCTTCTGCTCCGGTGTCGCCTTCATCTTCTGGTACGACAGCCTCGAAGTCGCCGATGCCTCGCAGGTTTCTTCCTTCATCTATCTCGAACCCTTGGTGACCGTGGCCGTCGCCGCTTGGCTGCTGCACGAGGCTATCACCCTGCCCGCCCTCGCCGGTGGTGCCATCCTCCTGATCGGCGTCTGGTTGGTGAACCGCTCGCCGCGCCCTCTCGACCCGGCGACCTAG
- a CDS encoding stomatin-like protein: protein MWTTLLPVLGIVFLVLIIIAKTAVVVPQQSAYVVEYLGKYRRTLQAGFHILVPFVERIAYRHSLKESAADIPEQVCITRDNVQVAIDGILYLKILDPQRASYGIANYGFAITQLAQTTLRSEIGKIDLDRTFEERATINASVVFAVDKASEPWGVKVLRYEIKNITPPQDVLTAMEKQMRAEREKRAVILTSEGERDARINQAEGEKQRVIKESEATKQRQINEAQGRAEAILAVATATAEGLRRVADALHSPGGDQAMRLRIAEQYIGEFGRLAHAGNTFVVPANLSDLSSMVALATGIAKKDQTSSAS, encoded by the coding sequence ATGTGGACAACCTTGCTCCCCGTCCTGGGGATCGTGTTCCTCGTCCTGATCATCATCGCCAAGACCGCGGTGGTGGTGCCGCAGCAGAGCGCCTACGTGGTGGAGTACTTGGGGAAGTACCGCCGCACGCTGCAGGCGGGGTTCCACATCCTCGTGCCCTTCGTGGAGAGGATTGCCTACCGGCACAGCCTCAAGGAATCGGCCGCTGACATCCCCGAGCAGGTCTGCATCACCCGCGACAACGTGCAGGTCGCCATCGACGGCATCCTTTATCTCAAGATCCTCGACCCCCAGCGGGCCTCCTACGGCATCGCCAACTACGGCTTCGCCATCACCCAGCTGGCGCAGACGACGCTGCGTAGCGAGATCGGCAAGATCGATCTGGACCGCACCTTCGAGGAACGCGCCACCATCAACGCCTCTGTCGTCTTCGCAGTGGACAAGGCCTCGGAGCCCTGGGGCGTCAAGGTGCTGCGCTACGAGATCAAGAACATCACGCCGCCCCAGGACGTGCTCACGGCGATGGAAAAGCAGATGCGCGCCGAGCGCGAGAAGCGCGCCGTGATCCTCACCTCGGAGGGTGAGAGGGACGCCCGCATCAACCAGGCCGAAGGCGAGAAGCAGCGGGTCATCAAGGAGTCGGAAGCGACGAAGCAGCGTCAGATCAACGAGGCCCAGGGGCGGGCCGAGGCGATCCTCGCCGTCGCCACCGCCACCGCCGAAGGGCTGCGGCGGGTGGCCGACGCGCTGCATTCCCCCGGCGGCGACCAGGCCATGCGCCTTCGTATCGCCGAGCAGTACATCGGCGAGTTCGGCCGGCTGGCGCACGCAGGGAATACGTTCGTGGTGCCCGCCAACCTCTCGGACCTGAGCTCCATGGTGGCGCTCGCCACGGGCATCGCCAAGAAGGACCAGACGTCGTCGGCAAGCTGA